A stretch of Geomonas oryzisoli DNA encodes these proteins:
- a CDS encoding tyrosine-type recombinase/integrase: MFTDKYIKALKPKAGKYYEREGNGFAIRVMPSAAKTWLFIYTFDGKRRELALGPYPDVSLKTARERHAEAVKILNNGKNPGALEEEKRLERKRTPFVADFIEEYLQRHAKDHNRGWKEIERALKANILPKWGKRKITDIRRRDLVLILDEVADRGAPVMANRLLAYTRKMFSYAVKRDVLEVNPFMGMDRPEREHSRERVLSATEIRTFWRNLDEARMSDSVRRALKLILVTGQRPGEVIGMHRREIDGDWWMVPGERSKNKQAHRVYLTRMAQELIGDATEYIFPSPRNEGKPLEVRTLTSAIKDNLPHRPESRVEDLLGIPHFVPHDLRRTAATCWAEMGVPGELIDRLQNHITRQKQGVGHVYNRYTYDREKREAMESWERKLTMLTVAEPVAKVIRLPR, translated from the coding sequence ATGTTCACCGACAAGTACATAAAAGCCTTGAAGCCGAAGGCTGGCAAATACTACGAACGTGAAGGCAACGGATTTGCAATTCGGGTGATGCCATCGGCGGCCAAGACCTGGCTCTTCATCTACACCTTCGACGGGAAACGCAGGGAACTGGCTCTTGGCCCCTATCCGGACGTATCGCTCAAAACGGCAAGGGAGCGTCATGCGGAAGCCGTCAAGATCCTCAACAACGGAAAGAACCCTGGCGCCCTAGAGGAAGAGAAACGTCTAGAGCGTAAACGGACTCCATTCGTCGCGGACTTTATAGAAGAGTACCTGCAGCGCCACGCAAAGGACCATAACAGGGGCTGGAAGGAGATTGAGCGCGCCCTGAAGGCAAACATACTGCCCAAGTGGGGAAAGCGGAAAATAACCGACATACGGCGCCGGGATCTAGTCTTGATTCTCGATGAGGTCGCTGATCGAGGAGCTCCGGTTATGGCCAATCGGTTATTAGCCTATACCCGCAAGATGTTCAGCTATGCGGTCAAGAGAGATGTGTTGGAGGTGAACCCGTTCATGGGGATGGATCGTCCTGAGCGAGAGCATTCCAGGGAACGGGTTCTTTCGGCGACGGAAATCAGAACTTTTTGGCGAAACCTTGACGAGGCAAGGATGAGCGATAGCGTGCGACGCGCTCTTAAATTGATACTGGTAACAGGGCAGCGCCCTGGGGAAGTGATCGGTATGCATCGGCGTGAGATCGACGGTGACTGGTGGATGGTTCCCGGAGAGAGGTCCAAAAATAAGCAGGCTCACAGGGTGTACCTGACGAGGATGGCGCAAGAGCTAATCGGAGACGCCACAGAGTATATCTTTCCCTCTCCCAGGAACGAAGGGAAGCCCCTCGAGGTTCGGACCCTGACAAGCGCCATAAAGGACAACTTGCCGCACCGGCCCGAAAGCAGGGTTGAAGACCTCCTGGGGATCCCTCACTTTGTTCCTCACGACCTGCGTCGTACCGCTGCAACCTGCTGGGCGGAGATGGGGGTGCCAGGTGAGTTGATTGACAGGTTGCAGAATCATATCACTCGTCAAAAACAGGGAGTGGGGCACGTCTACAACCGCTACACGTATGATCGCGAGAAGCGAGAAGCAATGGAGAGTTGGGAGCGCAAACTAACGATGCTTACTGTAGCTGAGCCTGTCGCCAAAGTTATACGGCTACCACGATAG
- the hslO gene encoding Hsp33 family molecular chaperone HslO yields the protein MTDYLVRAIAKSGSVRALTCVTTNTVSEVCRRHGTLPTATAALGRALTAGALMGAMLKSGQRVAMRFEGNGPLKKIVIEADSDGSVRGYVGDTQVHMLRPDGALDVPNALGRAGFLTVAKDLGLKEPYRGTVQLYTSGIAEDLALYLVESEQIPSAVGIAEFIEQDGEVTACGGFLIQAIPPLDPLVVEELMDHIDKLPPLSELLRGGKTPEEIMEMLLSGMEYDILEKRAVGFACSCSRERIERVLISMGTKELSSILKEQHGAEVTCEFCGERYRFSEADLERLIAEVEPS from the coding sequence ATGACAGATTACTTGGTGCGCGCCATAGCCAAATCCGGGAGCGTAAGGGCCCTTACCTGCGTTACCACCAACACGGTCAGCGAGGTGTGCCGGCGCCACGGCACCCTGCCGACGGCAACCGCCGCATTGGGACGCGCCCTTACCGCAGGCGCGCTCATGGGTGCCATGCTGAAGAGCGGCCAGCGGGTGGCGATGCGCTTCGAGGGGAACGGCCCACTGAAGAAGATCGTCATCGAGGCGGACAGCGACGGCAGCGTGCGCGGCTACGTCGGCGACACGCAGGTGCACATGCTTCGTCCCGACGGCGCCCTCGACGTGCCCAATGCCCTGGGACGCGCGGGCTTTCTCACCGTCGCCAAAGATCTCGGGCTCAAGGAGCCCTATCGCGGCACCGTTCAGCTTTACACCAGCGGCATAGCGGAAGACTTGGCCCTCTACCTGGTGGAGTCCGAGCAGATCCCGTCGGCCGTGGGCATCGCCGAATTCATCGAGCAGGATGGCGAAGTGACCGCGTGCGGCGGTTTCCTGATTCAGGCCATACCGCCGCTCGATCCTCTGGTGGTAGAGGAGTTGATGGATCACATCGACAAGCTCCCCCCTTTGAGCGAACTGCTGCGCGGCGGTAAGACGCCCGAAGAGATCATGGAGATGCTTCTCTCCGGCATGGAGTACGACATCCTGGAGAAGCGCGCCGTCGGGTTTGCCTGCAGCTGCAGCCGCGAGCGCATCGAGCGGGTGCTCATTTCGATGGGGACGAAGGAACTGAGTTCGATACTCAAAGAGCAGCATGGCGCCGAGGTTACCTGCGAATTCTGCGGCGAGCGCTACCGCTTCAGCGAGGCCGACCTCGAGCGGCTGATTGCTGAAGTCGAGCCTTCCTAA
- a CDS encoding NUDIX hydrolase has product METKNRAMLFNGLVVGIEQMDVLIGKQGWYTYQVIRHPGGAGVLALHDDGCVTLIRQLRPAVDDFLLEIPAGRLAPGEDPQLCAARELMEETGLVAKSIVSLGIVHPSPGVFDEVVHLYLATGLSQGEAAPEAYEEISCQKIPFDQALAMAIDGSITDGKTIVALLRAQRHLA; this is encoded by the coding sequence ATGGAGACGAAGAACAGGGCAATGCTTTTCAACGGCCTCGTGGTCGGCATCGAGCAGATGGACGTGCTCATCGGCAAACAGGGGTGGTACACCTACCAGGTGATCCGTCATCCCGGCGGCGCCGGCGTTCTCGCGCTGCACGACGACGGCTGCGTGACCCTGATCCGGCAACTGCGTCCCGCGGTGGACGACTTCCTGCTGGAAATCCCCGCCGGGAGGCTCGCCCCCGGAGAGGACCCGCAACTTTGCGCTGCGCGCGAGCTGATGGAGGAGACCGGGCTGGTGGCAAAGAGCATCGTTTCCCTCGGCATCGTCCATCCTTCGCCGGGCGTCTTCGACGAGGTGGTTCATCTCTACCTCGCCACCGGCCTGTCCCAGGGGGAGGCCGCACCGGAAGCGTACGAGGAGATTTCCTGCCAGAAGATCCCGTTTGACCAGGCCCTGGCCATGGCCATCGACGGCAGCATCACCGACGGCAAGACCATCGTGGCGCTTTTGCGCGCCCAGAGGCACCTGGCATGA
- the tadA gene encoding tRNA adenosine(34) deaminase TadA produces the protein MIKDDHYWMGKAIDQARKAESIGEVPIGAVIVKDGAVIARGHNLRESKQDPSAHAEMIAIRKAAKKLASWRLTGATLYVTLEPCTMCMGAIILSRLDRVVFGSYDPKGGAAGSLFDFSDDKRLNHSVVLTPGVRGEETSRMLSCFFANLRAQKKQEKKSLNS, from the coding sequence ATGATCAAAGACGACCACTACTGGATGGGCAAGGCCATCGACCAGGCCCGAAAGGCCGAGTCGATCGGCGAGGTACCCATCGGTGCCGTGATAGTGAAAGACGGGGCCGTGATCGCGCGCGGGCACAACCTGCGCGAAAGCAAACAGGACCCTTCCGCCCACGCCGAGATGATCGCCATACGCAAAGCGGCAAAGAAGCTCGCCAGTTGGCGCCTCACCGGCGCCACCCTCTACGTCACCCTCGAGCCCTGCACCATGTGCATGGGAGCCATAATCCTCTCGCGACTGGACCGCGTCGTCTTCGGCAGCTACGACCCCAAAGGGGGCGCGGCGGGATCGCTCTTCGACTTCTCCGATGACAAGCGGCTGAACCACAGCGTCGTTCTCACCCCCGGCGTACGTGGCGAGGAAACCTCGCGTATGCTCTCCTGTTTTTTCGCAAACTTACGCGCGCAGAAAAAACAGGAGAAAAAGTCCCTCAACAGCTGA
- a CDS encoding SDR family oxidoreductase, protein MLIFLAGGTGFVGGHVREALLARGHSLRLLVHRRSLGSIEPDVEEIVGDVTRPESFEEAVRGCDATINLVGIIREFSGRGVTFQRLHIEATRNILAAAKKGDVRRHLQMSALGTRAESTARYFKSKYQAEELVRQSGLDYTIFRPSIIFGPKDEFINMLAGYMRTFPAMPVIGDGNYQLQPISADDVARCFADSLEKPETVGQEYDLCGPDRYTYNELLDIIGRVLGKSHVAKIKNPLSLMRLVVPFFEGFSFFPITSDQIAMLVQGSTCDGSWRRTFHFEPVNFEPGIRSYLK, encoded by the coding sequence ATGTTGATCTTTCTGGCGGGCGGCACGGGTTTCGTGGGAGGGCATGTAAGAGAGGCGCTTCTGGCGCGGGGACACAGCTTGAGGCTGTTGGTGCACCGCAGAAGCCTGGGGAGCATCGAGCCCGACGTCGAGGAGATCGTGGGAGACGTCACCCGGCCGGAAAGCTTCGAGGAGGCGGTGCGCGGCTGCGACGCCACCATCAACCTGGTCGGGATCATCAGGGAATTCTCCGGGCGCGGGGTCACCTTCCAGCGCCTGCACATAGAGGCCACCCGCAACATCCTGGCCGCGGCGAAGAAAGGCGACGTGAGGCGCCACCTGCAGATGTCCGCGCTGGGCACCCGTGCCGAGAGCACCGCCCGCTACTTCAAAAGCAAGTACCAGGCGGAAGAACTGGTGCGCCAGTCGGGACTCGACTACACCATCTTCCGTCCCTCCATCATCTTCGGCCCCAAAGATGAATTCATCAACATGCTGGCCGGCTACATGCGCACCTTCCCCGCCATGCCCGTCATAGGCGACGGGAACTACCAGCTGCAGCCCATCTCCGCCGACGACGTCGCCCGCTGCTTTGCCGACTCCCTTGAAAAGCCGGAGACCGTTGGGCAGGAGTACGATCTGTGCGGTCCCGACCGTTACACCTACAACGAGCTCCTCGACATCATCGGGCGTGTTCTGGGCAAAAGCCACGTCGCCAAGATAAAGAATCCGTTGTCCCTCATGCGCCTGGTGGTTCCCTTCTTCGAGGGCTTTTCCTTCTTCCCCATCACCTCCGATCAGATCGCCATGCTGGTGCAGGGCAGCACCTGTGACGGCAGCTGGCGCAGGACCTTCCATTTCGAGCCCGTCAACTTCGAACCCGGCATCCGCAGCTACCTCAAATAG
- a CDS encoding arsenate reductase ArsC yields MPRKKILFLCTHNSCRSQMAEGLANHLLGAGFEAHSAGTEATRVNPLAIKVLAEIGIDISGHRSKTLDEFDGESFDYVVTLCGDANEKCPLYIGSTQRSHHGFDDPSRCVGSEEEVLPQYRRVRDEIKSWVLQCFGGNA; encoded by the coding sequence ATGCCTCGAAAGAAGATCCTGTTCCTGTGCACCCATAACTCCTGTCGCTCCCAGATGGCAGAGGGACTGGCCAATCACCTCCTCGGCGCGGGGTTCGAGGCCCACTCGGCCGGGACCGAGGCTACGCGCGTCAACCCGCTGGCCATCAAGGTTCTCGCCGAGATCGGGATCGACATCTCCGGTCACCGCTCCAAGACTCTCGATGAGTTCGACGGCGAGAGTTTCGACTACGTGGTGACCTTGTGCGGTGACGCCAACGAGAAATGCCCCCTTTACATCGGCAGCACGCAGCGCAGCCACCACGGTTTCGACGATCCCTCGCGCTGCGTCGGCAGCGAAGAGGAAGTCCTGCCGCAGTACCGGCGCGTACGCGATGAGATCAAATCCTGGGTTCTCCAATGCTTCGGAGGCAACGCGTGA
- a CDS encoding ferritin family protein has product MAEQGDVCYTFEAAIEMAAQMENEGFRAYLAALRIVKDKAARQIIKEAAFDELEHKHQLEKALVEGEMKGGEGLHQPVPTMNLDYVLPKKELRPDSTARDAMAYAIHLEKGSIDFYDRMSRGCEGAPMAVLFKKMLADESRHLQELEDLYEQHFMTEN; this is encoded by the coding sequence ATGGCTGAGCAAGGTGATGTCTGTTACACATTTGAAGCTGCGATCGAAATGGCCGCCCAGATGGAAAACGAGGGCTTTCGCGCTTATCTAGCCGCGCTGCGCATCGTCAAGGACAAGGCTGCCCGCCAGATCATCAAAGAAGCCGCTTTCGACGAGCTGGAGCACAAGCACCAGTTGGAGAAGGCGCTGGTCGAAGGGGAGATGAAAGGGGGAGAAGGGCTGCACCAGCCGGTTCCCACCATGAACCTCGACTACGTGCTGCCGAAGAAGGAACTCCGCCCCGATTCCACAGCACGTGACGCCATGGCCTACGCCATTCACCTGGAGAAGGGCTCCATCGACTTTTACGACCGGATGTCCCGCGGCTGCGAGGGGGCTCCCATGGCCGTCCTGTTCAAAAAGATGCTTGCGGACGAGTCCCGCCACCTCCAGGAACTGGAAGACCTGTACGAGCAGCACTTCATGACCGAGAACTAG
- a CDS encoding FKBP-type peptidyl-prolyl cis-trans isomerase, translated as MAQAKDGDRVKVHYTGRLDDGTVFDSSECGEDDCGCGHGPLEFVIGSGQVIPGFDAGVKGLSVGESKTIHIPVDEAYGERMEEMVAVVPRGDLPPEMKPEVGQQLEVTQEDGQIFNVMVTEVTDATITIDANHPLAGQALNFDLKLVEIL; from the coding sequence ATGGCACAAGCTAAAGACGGGGACCGCGTAAAGGTTCATTATACTGGGAGACTTGACGACGGCACCGTGTTCGACTCTTCCGAGTGCGGCGAGGACGATTGCGGCTGCGGCCACGGCCCGCTTGAATTCGTCATCGGCTCCGGCCAGGTCATTCCTGGTTTCGATGCGGGGGTCAAAGGGCTTTCCGTGGGCGAATCCAAGACCATCCACATCCCCGTGGACGAAGCGTACGGCGAGAGGATGGAAGAGATGGTGGCGGTGGTGCCGCGCGGCGACCTCCCCCCGGAGATGAAACCCGAAGTCGGACAGCAGTTGGAAGTGACCCAGGAAGACGGCCAGATCTTCAACGTGATGGTGACCGAGGTGACCGACGCAACCATCACCATCGACGCCAACCATCCGCTGGCAGGCCAGGCACTCAACTTCGACCTGAAGCTGGTTGAGATCCTCTAG
- a CDS encoding ATP-binding protein: MNLTANRSTEYLISLVSEFRKLPQETEWLEFKVSKAAPEDVGQYLSALANSAVLAGKAFGYMVWGIDNATHDILGTDFSPMLARIGNEELENWLLHQLSPKIHFRFFEVEIEGKKVVVLEIGRAFRHPVQFQNQEYIRVGSYKKKLKDFPEKERELWRIFDHIPFENLVAGEELPGEDVLKLLDYPAYFDLLKLPLPESRDGVLQSLEADDLIQRTEAGRWNIMNLGAMLFAKRLDLFRALRRKAVRVIAYKDNSRIETIREQDGSKGYASGFEGLIGYINALLPSNEVIGKALRKTVPMYPELAVRELVANALIHQDFFVTGSGPMIEIFSDRMEISNPGIPLVQIDRFLDTPPRSRNEALASFLRRIGVCEERGSGVDKVVFQTECFQLPAPVFEVTGDNTRAVLFAHRTLTKMDKEDRVRACYLHACLKYVNREYLTNTSLRERFGIEPKNMAVASRLIKEAVAAGAIVPYDVTAAPKLMKYVPWWAAPTGGGS; this comes from the coding sequence ATGAATTTGACTGCAAATAGGAGCACCGAATACCTTATCAGTCTGGTAAGCGAATTTCGTAAATTACCGCAGGAAACCGAGTGGCTTGAGTTCAAGGTCAGCAAGGCGGCGCCGGAAGATGTCGGGCAATATCTTTCGGCATTGGCCAACTCAGCAGTCTTGGCCGGGAAGGCTTTCGGTTACATGGTGTGGGGAATAGATAACGCCACCCATGACATCCTAGGCACCGACTTTTCTCCAATGTTAGCTCGTATCGGCAACGAAGAACTGGAGAACTGGCTGTTGCACCAGCTGTCACCGAAGATCCATTTTCGTTTCTTCGAAGTCGAGATCGAAGGGAAAAAGGTGGTCGTTTTGGAAATCGGAAGAGCTTTCCGGCATCCCGTGCAGTTCCAAAATCAGGAGTACATTCGGGTTGGATCGTACAAAAAGAAGCTGAAGGATTTCCCGGAAAAGGAGCGTGAGCTTTGGCGGATATTCGATCACATTCCCTTTGAAAATCTTGTTGCCGGCGAGGAACTTCCTGGCGAGGATGTCCTCAAGCTCCTTGATTACCCGGCGTACTTTGATCTGCTCAAGCTGCCGCTTCCGGAGTCGCGGGATGGGGTTCTCCAGAGCCTGGAGGCTGATGACCTCATCCAACGAACGGAGGCAGGACGCTGGAATATTATGAACCTGGGCGCGATGTTGTTTGCCAAGAGGTTGGACCTCTTCCGCGCATTGCGGCGAAAGGCGGTCCGCGTCATTGCCTATAAAGACAACAGCAGGATTGAGACCATTCGGGAACAGGATGGCTCTAAAGGATACGCAAGCGGGTTCGAAGGTTTGATCGGATACATAAACGCCCTTTTGCCGTCCAATGAGGTGATAGGGAAAGCACTGCGTAAGACGGTGCCAATGTATCCTGAACTCGCCGTCCGCGAACTGGTGGCGAACGCTCTTATCCACCAAGACTTTTTTGTCACGGGCAGCGGGCCCATGATCGAGATCTTCTCTGACAGAATGGAGATCAGCAACCCGGGCATACCGCTTGTGCAGATCGACCGCTTTTTGGATACTCCACCGAGATCCAGAAATGAAGCGCTTGCATCATTTCTGCGGCGGATAGGGGTTTGTGAGGAGCGCGGCAGCGGTGTCGATAAGGTCGTTTTCCAGACGGAATGTTTTCAACTCCCGGCTCCAGTATTTGAGGTGACTGGTGACAATACACGTGCGGTTTTGTTTGCGCATCGCACGCTGACCAAGATGGACAAGGAGGATAGGGTCCGAGCATGCTACCTTCATGCATGCCTGAAGTACGTCAACAGGGAGTATCTGACCAACACATCCCTAAGGGAGCGGTTCGGTATAGAGCCAAAGAACATGGCCGTAGCGTCAAGGCTCATCAAAGAGGCGGTAGCCGCAGGAGCCATAGTACCCTATGACGTCACGGCTGCCCCCAAGCTGATGAAATATGTTCCCTGGTGGGCAGCACCTACGGGTGGGGGGAGTTGA
- a CDS encoding RluA family pseudouridine synthase translates to MILTARIDAEQAGLRLDDAAKLLFPQLSKGEIRRVIDWGGCNINQVLVRVASRQVKEGDEVALGLMEAERCIDLVYQKHELLYEDKDFLAVYKAVGVNSQRTPYQLKGTVEYAVECYMKSIGLRDPSRVVHRLDRGTSGVMFFPKHKQAATLISNLLKEGKVQKTYWALVSGSPDQQSWKVDAPLDRVSKFRYGVSHRGKPARTVFNVLGEGRGVTAIEAKPLTGRTHQIRVHLAHSGFPIIGDESYGGIPASRMMLHCRAMRFTGPRGKIIEAVAPLDADFLEAAPEGAFEQQEKDATA, encoded by the coding sequence ATGATACTGACCGCACGGATAGACGCTGAGCAGGCGGGACTCAGGCTCGATGACGCAGCCAAACTGCTGTTCCCCCAGCTCTCCAAGGGTGAGATCCGCCGAGTGATCGACTGGGGCGGCTGCAACATCAACCAGGTGCTGGTCCGGGTCGCATCCCGTCAGGTGAAAGAGGGGGACGAGGTAGCCCTGGGACTGATGGAGGCGGAGCGCTGCATCGACCTCGTGTACCAGAAGCACGAACTGCTGTACGAGGACAAGGACTTCCTCGCCGTGTACAAGGCGGTAGGTGTCAACAGCCAGCGCACGCCGTACCAGTTAAAGGGGACAGTGGAGTACGCCGTCGAGTGTTACATGAAGAGCATCGGACTGCGGGATCCGTCCCGCGTGGTGCACCGCCTGGACCGCGGCACCAGCGGCGTCATGTTCTTCCCCAAGCACAAGCAGGCGGCGACGCTGATTTCCAACCTTCTCAAGGAAGGGAAGGTGCAGAAGACCTATTGGGCGCTGGTGTCGGGATCGCCGGATCAGCAGAGCTGGAAGGTCGATGCGCCGCTGGACCGGGTCAGCAAGTTCCGTTACGGCGTGTCGCACAGGGGCAAGCCGGCGCGCACCGTGTTCAACGTTTTGGGCGAAGGGCGCGGGGTGACCGCCATCGAGGCGAAGCCGCTTACCGGGCGGACCCACCAGATCCGCGTGCACCTGGCCCATTCCGGCTTTCCCATCATCGGCGACGAGAGCTACGGCGGCATTCCCGCCAGCAGGATGATGCTGCATTGCCGGGCCATGCGCTTCACCGGGCCGCGCGGCAAGATCATAGAAGCGGTGGCGCCGCTTGATGCGGATTTCCTGGAGGCCGCACCGGAAGGGGCGTTCGAGCAGCAGGAGAAAGACGCAACAGCATAG
- a CDS encoding cyclase family protein: protein MRIHDISVALSPDLPSYPGDPSISVEPWHRIAKGDTANLSRITMGTHSGTHIDPPRHFNDAGITVDEIPLDLLIGQARVVEIPRAKKIGRDELEALELKGVERLLIKTGNSEFWKDNTFHDDFAALTAEGAHYLHHLKVKLVAVDYLSVEPMDGDGEVHRILLNGGIPVIEGVNLAGVPAGYYQLICLPLKLKDGDGAPVRALLIDNPDATGQQAFDPHTSRWPLS from the coding sequence ATGAGAATCCACGACATCAGCGTAGCGCTGTCACCCGATCTCCCTTCCTACCCCGGGGACCCCTCTATCAGCGTGGAGCCCTGGCACCGCATCGCCAAGGGCGACACCGCCAACCTTTCCCGCATCACGATGGGCACCCACTCCGGTACCCATATAGATCCTCCCCGCCATTTCAACGATGCCGGCATAACGGTCGACGAGATCCCGCTCGACCTGCTCATCGGGCAGGCACGGGTGGTGGAAATCCCCCGCGCCAAAAAGATCGGCCGCGACGAACTGGAGGCGCTGGAGTTGAAGGGAGTGGAAAGGCTGCTGATCAAAACCGGCAACTCCGAATTCTGGAAAGACAACACCTTTCATGACGACTTCGCTGCTCTCACGGCGGAGGGGGCGCACTACCTGCACCACTTGAAGGTAAAACTGGTGGCGGTCGACTATCTTTCGGTGGAACCGATGGACGGGGACGGCGAGGTGCATCGGATTCTTCTGAACGGAGGCATCCCCGTTATCGAAGGAGTCAACCTTGCCGGCGTTCCGGCGGGATATTACCAGTTGATCTGCCTGCCGTTGAAGCTGAAGGACGGAGACGGGGCGCCGGTTCGTGCGCTATTGATCGACAATCCCGATGCTACCGGGCAGCAAGCCTTCGACCCGCACACCAGCAGGTGGCCTCTTTCGTAA
- a CDS encoding YMGG-like glycine zipper-containing protein: MTRQQQSTLSGGAIGAGGGALIGGLSGGSPAVGAILGGAAGALTGYILGEPGSGRYYQRR, from the coding sequence ATGACGCGCCAGCAACAGAGCACCCTTAGCGGAGGCGCAATAGGCGCCGGCGGCGGAGCCTTGATAGGCGGACTTTCCGGCGGAAGTCCCGCAGTAGGAGCTATACTCGGGGGCGCAGCGGGCGCTCTGACCGGTTACATCCTGGGTGAACCCGGCTCCGGCCGTTATTATCAACGCCGTTGA
- a CDS encoding entericidin A/B family lipoprotein, whose protein sequence is MKRKIATAVMLTLTTVWALAGCHTVKGVGQDMQSGGKAIENSSGR, encoded by the coding sequence ATGAAACGTAAAATCGCAACTGCAGTCATGCTCACCCTAACCACCGTCTGGGCCCTCGCAGGCTGTCACACCGTCAAAGGGGTCGGCCAAGACATGCAAAGCGGCGGCAAAGCAATCGAGAATTCTTCCGGGCGATAA
- the nikR gene encoding nickel-responsive transcriptional regulator NikR, with protein MGETVRFGISMDDQLLESFDRLIEQKGYANRSEAIRDLIRAAQVELDWEEGEKEGVGTVTLVYNHHVRDLSDKLTEHQHAHHDQIISALHVHLDAHNCLEVLVVRGKARDVRRIADELIGVKGVKHGKLVMTTTGEGLH; from the coding sequence ATGGGCGAGACAGTAAGATTCGGCATTTCCATGGACGACCAGTTGCTGGAGAGCTTCGACCGGCTTATCGAACAAAAAGGGTACGCCAACCGCTCCGAGGCGATCCGCGACCTGATCCGGGCCGCCCAGGTCGAGCTCGACTGGGAAGAAGGTGAAAAGGAAGGAGTCGGCACGGTAACCCTGGTCTACAACCACCACGTGCGCGATCTTTCCGATAAGCTGACCGAGCATCAGCACGCCCACCACGACCAGATCATATCGGCGCTGCACGTACACCTCGATGCCCACAACTGTCTGGAAGTCCTGGTTGTGCGCGGCAAGGCCCGCGACGTGCGCCGCATCGCCGATGAACTGATCGGCGTCAAAGGCGTGAAGCACGGCAAACTCGTCATGACCACCACCGGCGAAGGACTCCACTAA